A region of Mugil cephalus isolate CIBA_MC_2020 chromosome 3, CIBA_Mcephalus_1.1, whole genome shotgun sequence DNA encodes the following proteins:
- the marchf7 gene encoding E3 ubiquitin-protein ligase MARCH7 isoform X2, translating into MMDSRSRRLPFCLSSSVSSYTSSPAVSSSSLRSNRLYNRDTVLNNDRFPRASSPYKADLDKQNSRLLSSSRDYSSSDSRSASWKLPSISSSSRSYDRPWTESSLSSRSKLTDSEARLGIGSGLSNVTDDGDTKRAKLSYSNRGLYSRTAGASVTGSTYSSNGLSSGRGSAAKENDLLDSSWSSSRLLSRSSSSSYKPLSSRRETEAKNEPSLSGLGERRVRTPGSVSSLYQTDRVTSTYAQGARPKETTYSPSSFSASSTARESSLNRHLSPSASHRSPLPRDFGSRTASRFLSGSSSLHSSQEQTGRSASSDAASSYSSHTPRYTAHLARPEATLPPRPAPEGGEPEGRRSTRCFLSRLFSRRSSQDSSSGSSSARSLDDDSPSTGSVDSDEGARIGGVDPDAGGSEMSLGGLRNPRADLTPIQENNSDGYRGGLTRPRMASWREPGVGSSNTNSSGGGSSSSWLSSSLRGRCPPLLARLRRHARNESTQSTADLEEGYSRPQHLLRRWDDLEHKASPDEEDEDEDEDDDDDDDDEEEEEEGAVGLEAFGAGRACRLGDETLPELEDVDYSPRRRVGVYENISVPVGPSGGESHPEGQREKVISSRDQEKLRKIKERLLLEDSDEEEGDLCRICQMGEESSSNPLIQPCRCTGSLQYVHQDCIKRWLHSKIGSGTNLEAITTCELCKEKLRLNIDNFDIQELYRTHVQSEYDDFISSGLYLVVLLHFCEQRFSDVLGAVDAAGIQMGKATRRRETTGRLSSSLTWTTILKRSTNCVKTVERWITK; encoded by the exons ATGATGGACTCCAGGTCTCGCAGActtcctttctgtctgtccAGTTCAGTGTCATCCTACACTTCCAGTCCAGCAGTTTCCTCTTCGTCACTTCGCTCCAATAGGTTGTACAATAGGGACACGGTGCTGAATAATGACCGTTTCCCAAGGGCGTCATCACCTTACAAAGCTGACCTCGACAAACAG AATTCTCGTCTTCTAAGCTCGTCAAGGGACtacagcagctcagacagtcgCTCTGCCAGCTGGAAGTTGCCCTCTATATCATCATCCTCCAGATCTTACGATCGTCCATGGACTGAATCCTCTCTCAGCAGCAGGAGCAAACTG acTGATTCTGAGGCAAGGTTGGGGATAGGATCAGGTCTGTCAAACGTCACTGATGATGGCGATACTAAGAGGGCCAAACTGTCTTATAGCAACAGAGGACTTTACTCAAGAACAGCCGGCGCCTCCGTGACAGGATCCACCTATTCCAGTAATGGGCTTAGCAGTGGCAGAG GTTCAGCTGCAAAAGAAAACGACTTGCTTGATTCATCGTGGAGCTCGAGCCGCTTGCTCTCGAGGTCGTCATCTTCCTCCTACAAGCCGCTGTCGTCCAGGAGAGAAACGGAGGCGAAGAACGAGCCCAGCCTGTCGGGTTTGGGAGAAAGAAGAGTCAGGACTCCTGGATCGGTTTCCTCATTAT ATCAGACAGACAGGGTGACATCCACATATGCACAGGGAGCACGCCCTAAAGAGACTACctactccccctcctccttctcggCCTCCTCCACCGCTAGAGAAAGCTCCTTAAATCGCCACCTCTCGCCTTCCGCCTCCCACCGATCTCCTCTGCCGCGGGACTTCGGCAGCAGAACCGCGTCTCGTTTCTTGAGCGGCTCATCCTCCCTGCACTCATCTCAGGAACAAACGGGAAGATCTGCATCCTCAGACGCCGCCTCCTCCTATTCCTCCCACACTCCCCGTTACACCGCTCACCTGGCCAGACCGGAGGCCACGCTCCCTCCGAGGCCGGCCCCCGAAGGCGGCGAGCCGGAAGGTCGGCGTTCCACCCGCTGCTTTTTGTCTCGCCTCTTTTCGCGGCGCTCCAGCCAGGACTCCTCCAGCGGATCGTCCAGCGCTCGCTCCCTTGACGACGACAGCCCGTCGACTGGGTCTGTGGACAGCGACGAGGGAGCCAGGATCGGCGGCGTGGACCCTGACGCCGGAGGGTCAGAGATGTCCCTGGGTGGCCTCAGGAATCCTAGAGCAGACCTCACTCCTATTCAGGAAAACAACAGCGATGGCTATCGTGGTGGCCTGACTCGGCCCAGAATGGCATCGTGGAGAGAGCCTGGCGTTGGCAGTAGTAATACCAACAGCAGTGGAGgaggcagcagctcctcctggctctcctcctccctccgagGCCgctgccctcctctcctcgctcGCCTCAGAAGACACGCCAGGAACGAGAGCACGCAGTCGACGGCAGACTTGGAAGAAGGCTACAGCCGTCCGCAGCATTTACTGAGAAGGTGGGATGACCTTGAGCATAAAGCCTCGCCggatgaggaggacgaggacgaggatgaagatgacgacgacgacgacgatgatgaggaggaggaagaggaaggagcagTGGGCTTGGAGGCCTTCGGTGCAGGCCGTGCCTGCAGACTGGGGGATGAAACGCTGCCTGAACTCGAGGACGTCGACTACTCGCCACGCCGTAGAGTTGGAGtgtatgaaaacatttcagttccTGTGGGTCCGTCGGGTGGAGAGAGCCACCCGGAAGGCCAGAGGGAAAAGGTCATTTCCAGTAGGGATCAAGAGAAGCTGCGGAAAATCAAGGAGAG ACTGCTGCTGGAGGATTCTGACGAGGAGGAAGGGGACCTGTGCCGAATCTGCCAGATGGGGGAGGAATCGTCATCCAACCCCCTGATTCAGCCTTGTCGCTGCACAGGCAGCCTGCAGTACGTCCACCAGGACTGCATTAAGAGGTGGCTTCACTCCAAAATCGGCTCAG GCACAAACCTCGAGGCCATCACAACGTGTGAGCTCTGTAAAGAGAAACTGCGCCTGAACATCGACAACTTCGACATTCAGGAGTTATACAGGACACATGTGCAA TCGGAATATGACGACTTCATCAGCAGTGGTCTGTAcctggtggtgctgctgcatTTCTGCGAGCAGAGGTTTTCAGATGTCCTCGGAGCTGTGGATGCGGCCGGG ATCCAAATGGGGAAAGCGACGAGGAGGCGCGAGACAACAGGCCGTCTATCGAGTTCTCTGACCTGGACGACGATCTTGAAGAGGAGTACTAATTGTGTGAAAACGGTGGAACGGTGGAtaacgaaataa
- the marchf7 gene encoding E3 ubiquitin-protein ligase MARCH7 isoform X1 has translation MMDSRSRRLPFCLSSSVSSYTSSPAVSSSSLRSNRLYNRDTVLNNDRFPRASSPYKADLDKQNSRLLSSSRDYSSSDSRSASWKLPSISSSSRSYDRPWTESSLSSRSKLTDSEARLGIGSGLSNVTDDGDTKRAKLSYSNRGLYSRTAGASVTGSTYSSNGLSSGRGSAAKENDLLDSSWSSSRLLSRSSSSSYKPLSSRRETEAKNEPSLSGLGERRVRTPGSVSSLYQTDRVTSTYAQGARPKETTYSPSSFSASSTARESSLNRHLSPSASHRSPLPRDFGSRTASRFLSGSSSLHSSQEQTGRSASSDAASSYSSHTPRYTAHLARPEATLPPRPAPEGGEPEGRRSTRCFLSRLFSRRSSQDSSSGSSSARSLDDDSPSTGSVDSDEGARIGGVDPDAGGSEMSLGGLRNPRADLTPIQENNSDGYRGGLTRPRMASWREPGVGSSNTNSSGGGSSSSWLSSSLRGRCPPLLARLRRHARNESTQSTADLEEGYSRPQHLLRRWDDLEHKASPDEEDEDEDEDDDDDDDDEEEEEEGAVGLEAFGAGRACRLGDETLPELEDVDYSPRRRVGVYENISVPVGPSGGESHPEGQREKVISSRDQEKLRKIKERLLLEDSDEEEGDLCRICQMGEESSSNPLIQPCRCTGSLQYVHQDCIKRWLHSKIGSGTNLEAITTCELCKEKLRLNIDNFDIQELYRTHVQSEYDDFISSGLYLVVLLHFCEQRFSDVLGAVDAAGLYNLVRVLHEHMDNLENPNGESDEEARDNRPSIEFSDLDDDLEEEY, from the exons ATGATGGACTCCAGGTCTCGCAGActtcctttctgtctgtccAGTTCAGTGTCATCCTACACTTCCAGTCCAGCAGTTTCCTCTTCGTCACTTCGCTCCAATAGGTTGTACAATAGGGACACGGTGCTGAATAATGACCGTTTCCCAAGGGCGTCATCACCTTACAAAGCTGACCTCGACAAACAG AATTCTCGTCTTCTAAGCTCGTCAAGGGACtacagcagctcagacagtcgCTCTGCCAGCTGGAAGTTGCCCTCTATATCATCATCCTCCAGATCTTACGATCGTCCATGGACTGAATCCTCTCTCAGCAGCAGGAGCAAACTG acTGATTCTGAGGCAAGGTTGGGGATAGGATCAGGTCTGTCAAACGTCACTGATGATGGCGATACTAAGAGGGCCAAACTGTCTTATAGCAACAGAGGACTTTACTCAAGAACAGCCGGCGCCTCCGTGACAGGATCCACCTATTCCAGTAATGGGCTTAGCAGTGGCAGAG GTTCAGCTGCAAAAGAAAACGACTTGCTTGATTCATCGTGGAGCTCGAGCCGCTTGCTCTCGAGGTCGTCATCTTCCTCCTACAAGCCGCTGTCGTCCAGGAGAGAAACGGAGGCGAAGAACGAGCCCAGCCTGTCGGGTTTGGGAGAAAGAAGAGTCAGGACTCCTGGATCGGTTTCCTCATTAT ATCAGACAGACAGGGTGACATCCACATATGCACAGGGAGCACGCCCTAAAGAGACTACctactccccctcctccttctcggCCTCCTCCACCGCTAGAGAAAGCTCCTTAAATCGCCACCTCTCGCCTTCCGCCTCCCACCGATCTCCTCTGCCGCGGGACTTCGGCAGCAGAACCGCGTCTCGTTTCTTGAGCGGCTCATCCTCCCTGCACTCATCTCAGGAACAAACGGGAAGATCTGCATCCTCAGACGCCGCCTCCTCCTATTCCTCCCACACTCCCCGTTACACCGCTCACCTGGCCAGACCGGAGGCCACGCTCCCTCCGAGGCCGGCCCCCGAAGGCGGCGAGCCGGAAGGTCGGCGTTCCACCCGCTGCTTTTTGTCTCGCCTCTTTTCGCGGCGCTCCAGCCAGGACTCCTCCAGCGGATCGTCCAGCGCTCGCTCCCTTGACGACGACAGCCCGTCGACTGGGTCTGTGGACAGCGACGAGGGAGCCAGGATCGGCGGCGTGGACCCTGACGCCGGAGGGTCAGAGATGTCCCTGGGTGGCCTCAGGAATCCTAGAGCAGACCTCACTCCTATTCAGGAAAACAACAGCGATGGCTATCGTGGTGGCCTGACTCGGCCCAGAATGGCATCGTGGAGAGAGCCTGGCGTTGGCAGTAGTAATACCAACAGCAGTGGAGgaggcagcagctcctcctggctctcctcctccctccgagGCCgctgccctcctctcctcgctcGCCTCAGAAGACACGCCAGGAACGAGAGCACGCAGTCGACGGCAGACTTGGAAGAAGGCTACAGCCGTCCGCAGCATTTACTGAGAAGGTGGGATGACCTTGAGCATAAAGCCTCGCCggatgaggaggacgaggacgaggatgaagatgacgacgacgacgacgatgatgaggaggaggaagaggaaggagcagTGGGCTTGGAGGCCTTCGGTGCAGGCCGTGCCTGCAGACTGGGGGATGAAACGCTGCCTGAACTCGAGGACGTCGACTACTCGCCACGCCGTAGAGTTGGAGtgtatgaaaacatttcagttccTGTGGGTCCGTCGGGTGGAGAGAGCCACCCGGAAGGCCAGAGGGAAAAGGTCATTTCCAGTAGGGATCAAGAGAAGCTGCGGAAAATCAAGGAGAG ACTGCTGCTGGAGGATTCTGACGAGGAGGAAGGGGACCTGTGCCGAATCTGCCAGATGGGGGAGGAATCGTCATCCAACCCCCTGATTCAGCCTTGTCGCTGCACAGGCAGCCTGCAGTACGTCCACCAGGACTGCATTAAGAGGTGGCTTCACTCCAAAATCGGCTCAG GCACAAACCTCGAGGCCATCACAACGTGTGAGCTCTGTAAAGAGAAACTGCGCCTGAACATCGACAACTTCGACATTCAGGAGTTATACAGGACACATGTGCAA TCGGAATATGACGACTTCATCAGCAGTGGTCTGTAcctggtggtgctgctgcatTTCTGCGAGCAGAGGTTTTCAGATGTCCTCGGAGCTGTGGATGCGGCCGGG TTATACAACCTGGTGAGAGTTCTTCATGAACACATGGACAATCTCGAAA ATCCAAATGGGGAAAGCGACGAGGAGGCGCGAGACAACAGGCCGTCTATCGAGTTCTCTGACCTGGACGACGATCTTGAAGAGGAGTACTAA
- the marchf7 gene encoding E3 ubiquitin-protein ligase MARCH7 isoform X3 codes for MMDSRSRRLPFCLSSSVSSYTSSPAVSSSSLRSNRLYNRDTVLNNDRFPRASSPYKADLDKQNSRLLSSSRDYSSSDSRSASWKLPSISSSSRSYDRPWTESSLSSRSKLTDSEARLGIGSGLSNVTDDGDTKRAKLSYSNRGLYSRTAGASVTGSTYSSNGLSSGRGSAAKENDLLDSSWSSSRLLSRSSSSSYKPLSSRRETEAKNEPSLSGLGERRVRTPGSVSSLYQTDRVTSTYAQGARPKETTYSPSSFSASSTARESSLNRHLSPSASHRSPLPRDFGSRTASRFLSGSSSLHSSQEQTGRSASSDAASSYSSHTPRYTAHLARPEATLPPRPAPEGGEPEGRRSTRCFLSRLFSRRSSQDSSSGSSSARSLDDDSPSTGSVDSDEGARIGGVDPDAGGSEMSLGGLRNPRADLTPIQENNSDGYRGGLTRPRMASWREPGVGSSNTNSSGGGSSSSWLSSSLRGRCPPLLARLRRHARNESTQSTADLEEGYSRPQHLLRRWDDLEHKASPDEEDEDEDEDDDDDDDDEEEEEEGAVGLEAFGAGRACRLGDETLPELEDVDYSPRRRVGVYENISVPVGPSGGESHPEGQREKVISSRDQEKLRKIKERLLLEDSDEEEGDLCRICQMGEESSSNPLIQPCRCTGSLQYVHQDCIKRWLHSKIGSGTNLEAITTCELCKEKLRLNIDNFDIQELYRTHVQSEYDDFISSGLYLVVLLHFCEQRFSDVLGAVDAAGVRKRARPQTLSSWWQFAIIQPGESSS; via the exons ATGATGGACTCCAGGTCTCGCAGActtcctttctgtctgtccAGTTCAGTGTCATCCTACACTTCCAGTCCAGCAGTTTCCTCTTCGTCACTTCGCTCCAATAGGTTGTACAATAGGGACACGGTGCTGAATAATGACCGTTTCCCAAGGGCGTCATCACCTTACAAAGCTGACCTCGACAAACAG AATTCTCGTCTTCTAAGCTCGTCAAGGGACtacagcagctcagacagtcgCTCTGCCAGCTGGAAGTTGCCCTCTATATCATCATCCTCCAGATCTTACGATCGTCCATGGACTGAATCCTCTCTCAGCAGCAGGAGCAAACTG acTGATTCTGAGGCAAGGTTGGGGATAGGATCAGGTCTGTCAAACGTCACTGATGATGGCGATACTAAGAGGGCCAAACTGTCTTATAGCAACAGAGGACTTTACTCAAGAACAGCCGGCGCCTCCGTGACAGGATCCACCTATTCCAGTAATGGGCTTAGCAGTGGCAGAG GTTCAGCTGCAAAAGAAAACGACTTGCTTGATTCATCGTGGAGCTCGAGCCGCTTGCTCTCGAGGTCGTCATCTTCCTCCTACAAGCCGCTGTCGTCCAGGAGAGAAACGGAGGCGAAGAACGAGCCCAGCCTGTCGGGTTTGGGAGAAAGAAGAGTCAGGACTCCTGGATCGGTTTCCTCATTAT ATCAGACAGACAGGGTGACATCCACATATGCACAGGGAGCACGCCCTAAAGAGACTACctactccccctcctccttctcggCCTCCTCCACCGCTAGAGAAAGCTCCTTAAATCGCCACCTCTCGCCTTCCGCCTCCCACCGATCTCCTCTGCCGCGGGACTTCGGCAGCAGAACCGCGTCTCGTTTCTTGAGCGGCTCATCCTCCCTGCACTCATCTCAGGAACAAACGGGAAGATCTGCATCCTCAGACGCCGCCTCCTCCTATTCCTCCCACACTCCCCGTTACACCGCTCACCTGGCCAGACCGGAGGCCACGCTCCCTCCGAGGCCGGCCCCCGAAGGCGGCGAGCCGGAAGGTCGGCGTTCCACCCGCTGCTTTTTGTCTCGCCTCTTTTCGCGGCGCTCCAGCCAGGACTCCTCCAGCGGATCGTCCAGCGCTCGCTCCCTTGACGACGACAGCCCGTCGACTGGGTCTGTGGACAGCGACGAGGGAGCCAGGATCGGCGGCGTGGACCCTGACGCCGGAGGGTCAGAGATGTCCCTGGGTGGCCTCAGGAATCCTAGAGCAGACCTCACTCCTATTCAGGAAAACAACAGCGATGGCTATCGTGGTGGCCTGACTCGGCCCAGAATGGCATCGTGGAGAGAGCCTGGCGTTGGCAGTAGTAATACCAACAGCAGTGGAGgaggcagcagctcctcctggctctcctcctccctccgagGCCgctgccctcctctcctcgctcGCCTCAGAAGACACGCCAGGAACGAGAGCACGCAGTCGACGGCAGACTTGGAAGAAGGCTACAGCCGTCCGCAGCATTTACTGAGAAGGTGGGATGACCTTGAGCATAAAGCCTCGCCggatgaggaggacgaggacgaggatgaagatgacgacgacgacgacgatgatgaggaggaggaagaggaaggagcagTGGGCTTGGAGGCCTTCGGTGCAGGCCGTGCCTGCAGACTGGGGGATGAAACGCTGCCTGAACTCGAGGACGTCGACTACTCGCCACGCCGTAGAGTTGGAGtgtatgaaaacatttcagttccTGTGGGTCCGTCGGGTGGAGAGAGCCACCCGGAAGGCCAGAGGGAAAAGGTCATTTCCAGTAGGGATCAAGAGAAGCTGCGGAAAATCAAGGAGAG ACTGCTGCTGGAGGATTCTGACGAGGAGGAAGGGGACCTGTGCCGAATCTGCCAGATGGGGGAGGAATCGTCATCCAACCCCCTGATTCAGCCTTGTCGCTGCACAGGCAGCCTGCAGTACGTCCACCAGGACTGCATTAAGAGGTGGCTTCACTCCAAAATCGGCTCAG GCACAAACCTCGAGGCCATCACAACGTGTGAGCTCTGTAAAGAGAAACTGCGCCTGAACATCGACAACTTCGACATTCAGGAGTTATACAGGACACATGTGCAA TCGGAATATGACGACTTCATCAGCAGTGGTCTGTAcctggtggtgctgctgcatTTCTGCGAGCAGAGGTTTTCAGATGTCCTCGGAGCTGTGGATGCGGCCGGGGTGAGAAAACGCGCACGACCACAGACACTTTCCTCATGGTGGCAGTTTGCTA TTATACAACCTGGTGAGAGTTCTTCATGA